TGATCGACCCCGAGTCGCTGGACGGGCCGCTCGACGCGCTCGACTTCATCGCTCGCCTGCGCGAGACGCTCGGCATCCCGGAGAAGCTGCTCGGCACGTACCTCGAGGAGATCTCCGCGACGCTGGCCGGCAGCGCCTGGAAGTATGCGCACCGCCGGGAGAGCGCCGAGGACCTCGTGCACGCGAGCTTCCAGACCATCGAGGCGGCCATGACCGAGGGGCACCCCGGGTTCGTGGCGAACAACGGGCGCATCGGTTACGGGCTCGGCGATCATGAGGCATACACCCCGGAGTCCGGGCGGCCGGTCCGCTTGCGGTGGGTCGCCATTCGCAAGGACGAGAGCATCTTCGTGTACGCCGGGGACGAGCTCGACCACTACCGGGCCGAGCTGGGCGACCTGCTGGACCGGTTCGAGCGGCAGCTCCGTGCCCACGGACTGGACCCGGCCGACTACCGCTACCTGCCGGTGCACCCGTGGCAGTGGGAGCACAAGGTCGCCGTCACGTTCGCACCCGACGTGGCCCGCAGGGCGATCGTCCCGCTCGACGCCGGACCTGATCGTTATCAGGCACAGCAGTCGATCCGGACGTTCTTCAACCTGGACCGGCCGGAACGCCACTACGTCAAGACCGCGATCGCCGTGCAGAACATGGGCTTCCTGCGCGGGCTGTCGCCGAAGTACATGCGGGCCACCCCACCGATCAACGACTGGGTCGCGCGGGTCGTGGAGGGTGACGAGGAGCTGCGCGCCTGCGGATTCGGCGTGCTGCGGGAGCTGGCGTCGATCGGGTACGTCGGCGACGCCTATCACCGGAGCGGGACGCCCAGTGCGTACACCAAGATGCTCGCCGCCCTGTGGCGGGAGAGCCCGCTCCCGCGCCTCGCCGACGGCGAGCGGCTCGCCACCATGGCCAGTCTGCTGCACCGCGACCGCGCCGGGAACTCGCTGGCCGCCGCCCTGATCCGCGAGTCCGGCGTGGCACCGGCGGCGTGGGTGGCGACCTACCTGCGCGCCTACCTGCGGCCGATCGTGCACTGCCTGCTCAAGCACGATCTGGCGTTCATGCCGCACGGCGAGAACCTGATCCTGGTGCTCGAGAACCACGTACCGGTGCGGGTGTTCATGAAGGACATCGGCGAGGAGGTGGCGGTCATGAACGACCAGCCGCTGCCGCCCGAGGTCGAGCGGATCCGCATCGAGGTCAGCGACGAGATCAAGGAACTGGCGGTCTTCACCGACGTGTTCGACGGGTTCCTGCGGCACCTCGCCGGTATCCTCGACGCGGACGGGGTGCTCGGCGCCACCGAGTTCTGGGCGCTCGCCGGCGACTGCATCCGCGAGCACGCCAAGGACCACCCGTCCCTCGGCGGGCGGCTCGACCTGCTGCGGCCCACGTTCCGGCACTCCTGTCTGAACCGGCTCCAGCTGCGCAACACGCTGCAGATGGTGGACCTCACCGACCAGGCCAGCTCGCTGATCTTCGCGGGCGAGCTGGACAACCCGGTCGCGGCATGAGGGTCTACCGCGACGCCTACGGGATCCCGCACCTGCGCGCCGGCTCGGTCCTCGACCTCGCCTGGCTGCAGGGGCGGGTGACCGCAACCGACCGGGGCCGGCAGATCACCGTCGAGCGGCTCCGCTCCGAGGGGCGTCTCGCCTCCGTCGCCGGGGCCGCCGAGGTGGGGTGGGACCGGTTCGCGCGACGGGTGCGGCTCGACGAGACGGCGCGGCGGTCATTCGACGGACTGGACGATGCGACCCGGCGGTGGTTGCGGGCGTACGCGGCGGGGGTCCGCGCCGGCGGCATCGAGTGGCAGCCGTGGTCGTCGCTCGGCGTGTTCCAGGTGCAGCACATTCTGTTCGGGACGTTCGGCAACAAGATGTGGCGGGCGCACGTCGAGCGGACCCTGGGCCCGGACGCCGTCGCGTGGTTCGCCACCGAGGGGCCGGGCGGCTCCGGCAGCAACGCCTGGACGGTTCCGGGCGAGATCGCCGGCGACCCGCACCGGCTCCTCGAACTGCCCGGCGTCTACCAGCAGGTCCGGCTCGCCTGCCCGGCCTTCGACGTGGCCGGGCTGACCTTCCCGGGCGTGCCCGGGGTGCAGCACTTCGGCCACACCGGATCGGTGGCCTGGGCCGTCACCAACGCGATGGCCGATTACCAGGACCTCTACATCGAGGAACTGCGCGCGACCGGGGACGGGTTCGAGGCGCGCGGCGCGACCGGCTGGGAGCCGGTGGCCACCCGCCAGGAGACGATTGCCGTCCGCGACGAGCCCCCGGTCGTGGTCGACGTCCTGGAGACCGCGCGCGGGCCGGTCATCGATGGGAACCTGAGTCTTCGTACGCCGTCCTTGTCCACATGCGACCTGGGCTTCGGCGCCCTGTTGCCGCTGCTGCACGCGTCCACCGTCGACGATGTCGCCGACGCCCTGTCCCACTGGGTCGAACCGGTCAACAGTGTCCTCACCGCCGACAGCACCGGCCGCACCCTGCAGCTCACCGTCGGCCGGGTGCCGCAGCGCGACGAGCGCAACCGGATCGTGCCGGTGCCCGCCTGGGAGGCCCGCTACGCGTGGCGGCCGGGGTGGGCGCCGATGTTCCGTGCCGAGGTGACCACCGCCGTCAACGCCAACGACCGGCGGCCCGACACCGAGCCGTACGGCGTGGACTTCGCACCGCCCGCGCGCGCCCACCGGATCCGTGAGCTGCTCGACTCTCGCGTGCCGCACGAGTCGATCCACATGGACACCACGCTTCCCGCCGGCTCCGCCGAGGCCGGGCGCCGGATGGCCGAGCGGTCGGCCGTCGCCCGCGAGTTGTGCGACCTGCCCGCGTTGGCGCCGCTCTTCTCGCCGTCCGGTCATGATCCGCTGTTCGCGCCGTGGATCGATCCCCGGGCGCGGATCGGGCTTGCGCTCGACGGGGTGCTCGCCGGGCTCGGCCTCGATCCGGAGGCCCTCGCCGCCGCGCCCGCGACGCCCGATTCTCTCTGGGGTGCGCGGCATCTGCTGCACCCGCTCCAGTTGCCCGGGCTGGACGCCGACGTGCCGGAGGTCCGGCTCGGTGGCTCGGCCGATTGCGTGCTCGCCACGTCCAGCATTCCCGGGGTCAGTGATCTGTGCTGGCGCGGGCCGGTCGCCCGCTATGTCTGGGACATCGCCGACCGGCGGCGCAGCCGGTGGGTCGTACCGTTCGGCGCGTCCGACGACCCCGCGTCGCCGCACTTCCTCGACCAGCTGCCGCTCTGGGCGCACGGGACGCTCGTCCCGCTGGTCACCGACTGGGAGGAACTCATGGAGGAGCCCTTGATCGCCTTCGCGGAGAAGCTGCCCGGCCTGGGCGAGCTGACCATGGTTCCGCTCGATCCGGCCGCGCACGCCCCGGTCGTGCACGGCTGGGTGACCAAGGAGCGCAACCGGTTCTGGGGCATGGGCGGGCACTCGGTCGCCGACGTCGAGGAGATCTACGGGTACGTCGACAGCCTGGAGAGCCACCACGCCTACCTGCTGCTGCTCGACGACGGCCCGATCGGGATCTTCCAGACGTACGAGCCGTCACTCGACCCGGTCGGCGAGTGCTACGACGTGCAGCCCGGTGACTTCGGCTCGCACCTTCTGATCGACGCCGAGGGCCACGATCTGCCGCACCTGACCAGCGCCGTCTTCCCGGCCCTGCTCCGGCACCTCTTCGCGGCGGACCCGGCCCGCGCACGCATCATCGCCGAACCGGACGTCCGCAACGACCGCATGATCAGCCGCCTCCGGCGGGAGGGTTTCACCCTGGGCCCGGAGATCGACCTGGGCCACAAGCGGGCCCAGCTGGCCTTCCTCGACCGGGCACGGTTCGAGGCGTCCGAGAGGTAGATTGTTCCGCTGCCCCGGGCGGCGTAAGTTTTCCGATCATGGGGGATCGGGTGCTCGTCACCGGCGCGGCCGGGCTGGTCGGCCGGGCAGTTCTGGATCTGCTCGCCGCCCGCGGGAGGCCGGTCACCGCGCTGGTGCTGGACCCGGTCACCGACCTGCCCGCCGACCGGGTCGTGACCGGCGACGCCCGGGATCCGCAGGTGGTCGCGGAGGCGCTGCGCGACGTGGACGCGGTGATCCACCTGGCCGCCATCCCGCATCCGGACGCCGACCCGGCCGAGGAGGTGTTCGGACGCAACAGCCTGGCCACCTTCACCGTGCTCGACCACGCCGGGCGGGCCGGGATCCGGCGGGCGGCGATCGCCAGCAGCTACGCGATCTGCGGGCTGCCGTTCGCGCGGCGGCCGCTGCGGATGCCGTACCTGCCGATCGACGCGCGGCTGCCGCTGCAGATCACCGATCCGTACGCGTTGAGCAAGCGTGCCGACGAGGCCACCGCCGAGATGGTGGCGCTGCGATACGGGACGGACGTGGTGGCGCTGCGGCTGCCGTTCATCGGCGACCCGGCCGGGCGGCTGCGCGAGACCGCCGAGCGGTTCGCCGCCGACCCGGGCAGCGGCGCCCCGGACGTGTGGAGCTACCTGGACACCCGCGACGCCGCCCGGGCGCTCGTGGCCGCCCTGGAGCCGGCCTCGCCGGGCTGTCACGTGCTCTACGTCGCGGCGCCGCGGATCCTCGCCCCCCAGCCGACCGAGTGGCTCCTGGACCGCTTCCATCCCGGCGTGCCCCGGCCCCACTTCCCCGGCCGGACCGTCCCGATCGACCTGGAACCCGCCCGTGAGCTGCTCGGCTTCACCGCCGAGTTCGTGGCGGACCGATGACGCCCTGGACGCACCGCGACAACCTGCGGATCACCGGGGTCCGGGTGATCGTCACCGCGCCCGAGGGCGTCAACCTCGTGGTGGTCCGGATCGACACCACCGAGCCCGGGCTGTACGGCCTCGGCTGCGCCACCTTCCACCAGCGGTTCGCGGCGGTGGCCGGCGCCATCGAGCAGCACGTGGCGCCGCTGCTGGCCGGGCGGCACCCGGCGGACATCACCGATATCACCCGGACGCTGCACTTCTCGTCGTACTGGCGCGGTGGCCCGGTGCTCAACAGCGCGCTCTCCGGTGTGGACATGGCGCTCTGGGACATCGCCGGCAAACGCGCCGGCCTGCCGGTGTACGAGCTGCTCGGCGGCCGGTTGCGCGGCGCGGTCCCGGTGTACCTGCACGCCGAGGGCGCGACCGTGGAGGACACGCTGGACCACGCGGAACGGCTGATCGCCGCCGGGTACCGTCATGTCCGGCTCCAGACGGGTGGTCCGGGGCTCGGCACCTACGGCGCGCCGGGCACGCCCGGGGCCTATCCGGACGCGCCCTACCCGGACGGCTGGAGCGTCCACCACTATCTCCGGCAGACGCCGCGCCTGTTCGCCGCGGCCCGCGACCGCCTCGGCGACGACGTCGAACTGCTGCACGACGTGCACAGCCGCCTCACCCCTAAACAGGCGGTGACGCTGGCCCGGGCGCTGGAGCCGTACCGGTTGTTCTTCCTGGAGGACGTGGTCGCGCCGGAACACTACGACCGTCTCCCGGAGGTCCGCGCCGCCTCCCCGGTGCCGATCGCGGCAGGCGAGCTGACCGTCTCGGTCGCCGAGGCCGCCCGCCTGGTCACCACCGGCGGCGTCGACCTGCTCCGCTGCCACATCTCCGCGATCGGCGGCCTCACCCCGGCCCGCAAACTGGCCGACCTGTGCGAGCTCTCCGCCGTCCAGACCGCCTGGCACGCCCCGGCCGACGTCTCCCCGATCGGCGCCGCCGCGAACCTCGCCCTCGACCTGACCAGCCCGGCCTTCGGCATCCAGGAGGGCCACGTCTACCCGGAACCGGTCCACGAGATCTTCCCCGGCACTCCGGTCATCGCGAAGGGCTACGCCACCCCGCCGGAGGGCGTCGGGTGGGGCGTCGGCCTGGACGAGAAACTTGCGGAGCGCTTCCCCCCGGTCTTCGGCGTCCACGAACGCTGGACCAGCACGGTCCGCCGGCCCGACGGCGCCGTCGAAGCCCCCTGACCGCTTTTCCTCCGGCACACCCCTTTTCGGTACGCGTTGAGCCGCCGCCCCGTCCGTCGTCAGGCGCGCAGGTACCTGAGGACGGCGAGGACCCGCCGGTGGCCGGTGTCGGTATGCGGCAGGTCGAGTTTCGCCAGGATGCTGCTCACATACTTCTCGACCGCGCTGTGGCTGACCTGCAACGCCTCGACGATGCCGCCGTTCGAACGCCCCTCGGCCATCAGCCGCAGCACCTCCGTCTCGCGCGGGGTGAGCCGATCGAGCGGGTCGGCCCGGCGGCGCACCAGCAGCTGGGCCACCACCTCGGGATCGAGCACCGTCCCGCCGGCGGCCACCCGGCGCACCGCGTCGAGGAACTCCGACACGTGCGCCACCCGGTCCTTGAGCAGGTATCCCACGCCGCTGGTCTGCACGGACAGCAGGTCGGTGGCGTACCGCTCCTCGACGAACTGGGACAGCACCAGGACGGCGATCTCGGGGAACTGCCGGCGGATTACGAGCGCGGCACGGATGCCCTCGTCGGTGTGCGTGGGCGGCATGCGCACGTCGATGAGCGCCAGGTCGGGGCGGTGCTCGGCGACCGCCCGCAGCAGCAGCCCGGCGTCCGGCACCGCGGCGGCCACGTCGAAGCCGCCGTCGGCGAGCAGTCTGGTCAGGCCGGCCCGCAGCAGCACCGAGTCCTCACCGATCAC
Above is a genomic segment from Actinoplanes ianthinogenes containing:
- a CDS encoding GNAT family N-acetyltransferase gives rise to the protein MRLVPLNLDRDLDLLVAWVTHPRSHYWGLQGATVERVREEYQGFLDNPHYDVWLGLDDDDVPLFLAETYDPAHSELAAHYAVQPGDIGMHVLVAPPTRKRSGVTSAVMRAVMDFCFADPRIERVVVEPDVRNDAIQRKNAEVGFVPERDVPLHGKTGRLSFCTRTAYAMSVPHLRPEAIAFAHRRLIAKAIAEFSHERLISPLPDPSQQDRYRFGENTFTAKRYPLEHWVIDPESLDGPLDALDFIARLRETLGIPEKLLGTYLEEISATLAGSAWKYAHRRESAEDLVHASFQTIEAAMTEGHPGFVANNGRIGYGLGDHEAYTPESGRPVRLRWVAIRKDESIFVYAGDELDHYRAELGDLLDRFERQLRAHGLDPADYRYLPVHPWQWEHKVAVTFAPDVARRAIVPLDAGPDRYQAQQSIRTFFNLDRPERHYVKTAIAVQNMGFLRGLSPKYMRATPPINDWVARVVEGDEELRACGFGVLRELASIGYVGDAYHRSGTPSAYTKMLAALWRESPLPRLADGERLATMASLLHRDRAGNSLAAALIRESGVAPAAWVATYLRAYLRPIVHCLLKHDLAFMPHGENLILVLENHVPVRVFMKDIGEEVAVMNDQPLPPEVERIRIEVSDEIKELAVFTDVFDGFLRHLAGILDADGVLGATEFWALAGDCIREHAKDHPSLGGRLDLLRPTFRHSCLNRLQLRNTLQMVDLTDQASSLIFAGELDNPVAA
- a CDS encoding GNAT family N-acetyltransferase — protein: MEEPLIAFAEKLPGLGELTMVPLDPAAHAPVVHGWVTKERNRFWGMGGHSVADVEEIYGYVDSLESHHAYLLLLDDGPIGIFQTYEPSLDPVGECYDVQPGDFGSHLLIDAEGHDLPHLTSAVFPALLRHLFAADPARARIIAEPDVRNDRMISRLRREGFTLGPEIDLGHKRAQLAFLDRARFEASER
- a CDS encoding NAD-dependent epimerase/dehydratase family protein yields the protein MGDRVLVTGAAGLVGRAVLDLLAARGRPVTALVLDPVTDLPADRVVTGDARDPQVVAEALRDVDAVIHLAAIPHPDADPAEEVFGRNSLATFTVLDHAGRAGIRRAAIASSYAICGLPFARRPLRMPYLPIDARLPLQITDPYALSKRADEATAEMVALRYGTDVVALRLPFIGDPAGRLRETAERFAADPGSGAPDVWSYLDTRDAARALVAALEPASPGCHVLYVAAPRILAPQPTEWLLDRFHPGVPRPHFPGRTVPIDLEPARELLGFTAEFVADR
- a CDS encoding enolase C-terminal domain-like protein, with the translated sequence MTPWTHRDNLRITGVRVIVTAPEGVNLVVVRIDTTEPGLYGLGCATFHQRFAAVAGAIEQHVAPLLAGRHPADITDITRTLHFSSYWRGGPVLNSALSGVDMALWDIAGKRAGLPVYELLGGRLRGAVPVYLHAEGATVEDTLDHAERLIAAGYRHVRLQTGGPGLGTYGAPGTPGAYPDAPYPDGWSVHHYLRQTPRLFAAARDRLGDDVELLHDVHSRLTPKQAVTLARALEPYRLFFLEDVVAPEHYDRLPEVRAASPVPIAAGELTVSVAEAARLVTTGGVDLLRCHISAIGGLTPARKLADLCELSAVQTAWHAPADVSPIGAAANLALDLTSPAFGIQEGHVYPEPVHEIFPGTPVIAKGYATPPEGVGWGVGLDEKLAERFPPVFGVHERWTSTVRRPDGAVEAP
- a CDS encoding response regulator transcription factor, encoding MRIVIGEDSVLLRAGLTRLLADGGFDVAAAVPDAGLLLRAVAEHRPDLALIDVRMPPTHTDEGIRAALVIRRQFPEIAVLVLSQFVEERYATDLLSVQTSGVGYLLKDRVAHVSEFLDAVRRVAAGGTVLDPEVVAQLLVRRRADPLDRLTPRETEVLRLMAEGRSNGGIVEALQVSHSAVEKYVSSILAKLDLPHTDTGHRRVLAVLRYLRA